The Phycisphaerae bacterium genome window below encodes:
- a CDS encoding aldo/keto reductase: protein MKTHREQLGRRDFLKKATQAAATVAVSAGIAAAAAPQENKSEQAETIPARSLGKTGLKLPLLGYGGAALPATWLNPLTTQQRVELVRYAWDQGVRYFDTSPVYMESETILGEALKDRRRDVCLVTKVESTKPEQVRKSVEKSLKTLQTDYLDILLIHGTPGLEQMSVPQAMKVHAELIKLRDERVTRFVGFSAHGYFDKALALIASGGFDVCMLSYGYIPRGHDQIWTARLTTLRDACLAKAHELGMGIVAMKVLGAGMLGAWSGYVVPGFDKRRLEQLSAAAIHHVLDDQRVHILNIGMRLKEDVDANIKILRGDTTYTPEDRDLLAEFSSRLFDTDAIKKLRIEGAYTADIWTAAREGKLDAMRQYLAAGTSVNAREPQGGATPLNTAALFGQAKVAAFLIEKGADVSIANNDGNTALHLASFFAHLDVVELLLKHGAPVRVQNGRGETPLDLVASDWSRELEEAYTSIADMIGMQIDLPRIREARPKVARLLRERAEGM from the coding sequence ATGAAGACACACCGCGAACAACTCGGCCGGCGCGACTTCCTGAAAAAGGCGACGCAAGCGGCCGCCACCGTGGCGGTTTCCGCAGGCATCGCTGCTGCGGCCGCGCCCCAAGAGAATAAGAGCGAGCAGGCCGAGACCATTCCCGCTCGCAGTCTCGGCAAAACCGGCCTGAAACTGCCCCTCCTCGGCTACGGCGGCGCGGCCCTGCCTGCCACATGGCTCAATCCTCTGACGACCCAACAGCGCGTGGAGCTGGTCCGCTACGCCTGGGACCAGGGCGTGCGCTACTTCGACACGTCGCCCGTGTACATGGAGAGTGAGACGATCCTCGGCGAGGCGCTCAAGGATCGGCGCCGTGACGTGTGCCTGGTCACAAAGGTCGAGAGCACCAAACCGGAGCAGGTCCGGAAGTCCGTGGAGAAGTCCCTCAAAACGCTGCAGACGGACTACCTGGATATCCTTCTCATTCACGGCACACCGGGGCTGGAACAAATGAGCGTCCCGCAGGCGATGAAGGTCCACGCCGAACTGATAAAGCTCCGCGACGAGCGCGTGACCCGGTTTGTCGGATTCTCCGCCCACGGCTACTTCGACAAGGCGCTCGCTCTAATCGCATCGGGTGGCTTCGATGTGTGCATGCTGTCCTACGGCTACATCCCCCGGGGCCATGATCAGATCTGGACGGCCCGCCTGACCACCCTCCGCGACGCCTGCCTGGCCAAAGCCCACGAACTCGGCATGGGCATCGTGGCCATGAAGGTGCTCGGCGCGGGGATGCTCGGGGCCTGGTCGGGGTATGTCGTGCCAGGATTCGACAAGCGGCGACTGGAGCAGCTGTCCGCCGCCGCCATCCACCACGTGCTCGACGACCAGCGCGTTCACATCCTGAACATCGGCATGCGTCTGAAGGAGGATGTGGACGCCAATATCAAGATCCTTCGCGGCGACACCACCTACACCCCCGAGGACCGTGACTTGCTGGCAGAGTTCTCCTCCCGGCTCTTCGACACCGACGCGATCAAGAAGCTGAGGATCGAGGGGGCCTACACCGCGGACATCTGGACGGCGGCACGCGAGGGGAAGCTCGATGCCATGAGGCAGTATCTGGCCGCGGGCACTTCGGTCAATGCACGAGAACCGCAGGGGGGAGCCACACCGCTGAACACGGCCGCACTCTTCGGTCAGGCCAAGGTCGCCGCGTTCCTGATCGAGAAAGGGGCGGACGTCTCCATCGCCAACAACGACGGCAACACCGCCTTGCACCTCGCCTCGTTCTTTGCCCATCTGGACGTCGTGGAACTGCTTCTCAAGCACGGTGCCCCCGTTCGTGTGCAAAACGGGCGGGGCGAAACGCCCCTCGACCTTGTTGCCAGCGACTGGAGCCGCGAGTTGGAGGAGGCCTACACGTCCATCGCCGACATGATCGGCATGCAGATCGACCTTCCCCGGATCCGGGAGGCGCGGCCCAAGGTCGCCAGGCTGTTGCGCGAGCGCGCAGAAGGGATGTGA